In Aedes albopictus strain Foshan unplaced genomic scaffold, AalbF5 HiC_scaffold_243, whole genome shotgun sequence, the genomic window TTATTGGCGCACTTACCGGGAGTTTGCAATCCTCCGCCGTCCCCGTCGTCGTAGTAATCCccctcgtcgtcatcgtcgtcgtagtCCAGCACGGCATGCACTTGGGTGCGGGAGCCCTGGCCAGCGTTCACTTTGACGAATCCGGGTGGCCGCTCCGGAATGGAACTGCCCACCGAGGTGCTACTGATGCCCCGGCCACTACTCACCGGCGGCGGTGGCACCCTATTTGGCGGCGGTGTTGGCTGTGGGGAATTCTGTGGCGGCAGTGGCACTTGGGGAGATCCGGCTGGGGCTCGGTACACGTTAGGAGGTTGGTTGGGAACGTTGTAGCCCGTTGGCTGCTGTGGCTTGGGGTGCTGCTGGTTGTAACCACTTGGGTTGTAGTAGCTAGGATTCTGCTGTTGAGTGGCAGTTCGAGAAGGAACTTGCGAATAGGAACCCTCGCCGTATGTTCTGGAGGGTTGTTGAGGTTGAACTTGGGGCTGCTGCTGGTAGACCGGCTGTTTTTGCTGCTGTGGCTGCTGAGGATAGGGTTGGGACGGGGGAAGGTAATTGTTTCTGGGGGCCTGCCGATATTGGCCACTTTGCTGAGGAGCATTCCGCTGTTGCTGGGGAGCTGAATAAGGACTGTTCTTGTAGAAGTCTTGGTCGTTTGGATCCGCCTCTTGATGACCGGCCGGCCCATACAGCAAATTATTTACCGCCGATGCATGCTGACTGTGGATTGGACTAACCGTTGCCCAACCGGGGCTTTGAATACTGCCAAATGGCAATGTGTAGTTCACTAGCGCCATTTCTTCTTAATTTTCACTTTTCGCGCGACAATCTTCTTAGGTTTCTTCCGTTATCACTTGTGCACTATAATCCCCATTCTTACCGCACCTTCGTATGATTATAATCAATTCTCATTCCTCATTCGAAGCTCGCATTATTCACTTTAACTCGATTTTGAACACATTCATTGCTTCTTCTGCAACTCTGCTGGAAATAAAACTTCACTCTTATCACCACTCAGAATTCTTCGTTCGATTCTTCCGTTTTCTGTAATAAAAATAAAACCTCAATTACTACAGCTTTTCCAACTTCAATCATCTCTTTCACACAATTTCACGCCAAATGAAGCCTCAAATCAATGTCACCAAATATCGCTGCTCCGCATCGAATCAAACAAACTTCCCCACACTCACGCACATGGCCTCCGTTATGCAACCGGTCGTCGGTCCTCTTCGCCGCGAAGATGTGTGTTTACCCACATGTGGTGGAACGTGCTGCTGCTGCGGTGGCTCGAAATATGTTAATACCTAGGCCCCTACCCCGTGTGGAACCTGTACGCGCCGGCATAGGTCGAATCGAAGTTTTTCAAACTTATTCAAAGATCATCGTCGCTGTCATCGCGCCACTATCgtagttgtcgtcgtcgtcgttgctgtTGACGGGGTGGCTGCAGACAATACATACCAACAGGCAGTCAGTCGTCTCAGAAAGAAACATCACTGATGGTGACAGTTTGCTAGTTAAGTGTGGTTTCGAAAAGCATCGGGTTGCGATGAAGTAGTCGTCTCCGTGGTACTAAACATGATTCAGAGGTGTTGTTAGGTGGGATATTTTAAGTAGCGTGGCTAAAACCACGAACACATAATTTTTCGATCGTCAAGTCCTAGGTCAGGCCAATTTGAAGTTGATCAGTTGAAAACCAGCACCATTGCCGAATAACGACGGGCTTGGTAGTctatagtggctaccgcttctaattggtatgcagaagatcctgggttcaatccctggtatgtccctttcctcctacgttgtatctttctatacgttttccctcttctctacatatatatcacatatattcacatgttcgtagccatcgctagaacagaaacgagttgaaaaagccgtttcccttccttcctgtTTTCCTAGCACAGTGTcgatctatcatataacgcctacgagttatgcaatcaagcgaactgtgccgcaatatcttcagagtaataaatacactaatctatcaccttacgcctgacatccacgcaccaatgcacattgggcaaaatcaagcccaaaggtgaaaaaaaataataacttcctaatacaagacactatgtgaccatcaatggcttattcgaaagcaaattttctcaagaattggttggtggatgattcatgtacgggcaacttctctgaagcgacttatagagcccgttttaccccagttccccctaaaatttgtgaatttctgttattttacggcacttgttatgattttaatgattatttcgctgggataccattgccccactcccattgagtaacgttacatacaaaaagttattaaaattttggaattttagggtgttgtggggtcaattaggcaatggtatattttcaaggtagaaattcatttttcatttttatttataatttttcacgtgacaataactaaataaatgatctaaTACACATGgtgtattcctaaagaaaccatttttggcgagtttgatctcaaattattgattatatttaagttttcccgcatacaaatatgagtagttcccggGGTATTCAGGTATGTATTCAAAAAAATCACGGTCACGATCCTCTTCGGAATAAGAAGTAtatatttcctggaaaaaatgatGCGAAGAGATTACAAACATCTTCCGAGTTATTGCCAACGCATTGGTCCAAATACATTGAAGATGGAAAATTATTAGATTTAAGTTTCGACTGtacgtaattaaagaagttcttCGGACACAACTTTATCTCTTTGTCAGTGTTCGTGTTGTACTTTTCAAATGCAACGTCGATGGCTAAGTTGAGTTGATCGCGGATGTctagatatttttccaaatttaaagAGTAATtgtcgtgccttctttgttgcttgtttttgcctcttttgtctgacaattctcttcactgtactGGAGTGATGCCGAAAACCATTGAACTAAGGGTGATTCCGAAGGTTTAGTTGTGGAAAAAATTACACAAAAATAAatagttacagttagacaaaacatttgacaAAAACTATGATATTTATTTTCCTCTAAGGAAGACAGTATTCCTGTGTCGAAACGTCAGGTGAATAAGAATAACTCGTTTTTTTAAAGACTAGGACTGCAGAGCCGTTAATCAATAGAGTTGACAATCAATATCaaattttctcgatcagccttgagctgtgtagtgtcggtagcggttacaATAATTGGTAAAAAAAATACACTACAAACCTCTGGTTTCGTCAGAGTGTaccaaacaggtgacccctagatCATGGTGTGATGTAGCTATGTGCTAACCGTGCCTAGCAGGCCTGTGCACAGAAAAAAACAACATGGTAGGGATTTATCCTAATGTTGGCATAGGGCGGATGGGCGCCTAGTATATTGTACATCGGCAATGGGAGAAGTTAACcaacaaaacccctcccttgtgcacggaccTGGTGCCTAGGCATGAATGGTTGGTCTGGTCTAATGAAAACCTAACTGCTAACGAAGCCTTGTGCACCAGGTTGCTCTTCACAGTATTTTCTCCCACTGTGCTAACCgtaagtacaaaatgttttcgttcacagacaGGGTGcgaaatgttcatagtcattgattgaaaacagcacgaatttgtatgattctgcactgaatattcaaaacaaacaaattcattttcgctcttcctcttcacacagtcagtcaacatcttcataattacaaacgtttatggctacgattcccaccAAAAACACCCCACTACACTCAAATGaaaaaagatctgtgtaaagcaccgttaaatgtaatcgaaacgttaatattttatcagcaatttaacactttctaTGCTGCTGAGGATGCGTCGACCAA contains:
- the LOC134284520 gene encoding protein spaetzle 3-like — translated: MALVNYTLPFGSIQSPGWATVSPIHSQHASAVNNLLYGPAGHQEADPNDQDFYKNSPYSAPQQQRNAPQQSGQYRQAPRNNYLPPSQPYPQQPQQQKQPVYQQQPQVQPQQPSRTYGEGSYSQVPSRTATQQQNPSYYNPSGYNQQHPKPQQPTGYNVPNQPPNVYRAPAGSPQVPLPPQNSPQPTPPPNRVPPPPVSSGRGISSTSVGSSIPERPPGFVKVNAGQGSRTQVHAVLDYDDDDDEGDYYDDGDGGGLQTPGKCANNNRGHT